The Solibacillus sp. FSL W7-1464 genome contains a region encoding:
- a CDS encoding cold-shock protein translates to MTQGTVKWFNAEKGFGFIEVEGGNDVFAHFSAIQGDGFKSLDEGQKVEFEIEDGQRGPQATNIVKL, encoded by the coding sequence ATGACACAAGGTACAGTAAAATGGTTTAACGCAGAAAAAGGTTTTGGATTTATCGAAGTTGAAGGCGGAAACGACGTATTCGCTCACTTCTCAGCAATCCAAGGCGACGGTTTCAAATCTTTAGACGAAGGTCAAAAAGTTGAATTTGAAATCGAAGACGGTCAACGTGGCCCACAAGCTACAAACATCGTAAAACTTTAA
- a CDS encoding ABC transporter ATP-binding protein — protein sequence MVLQVNGLEMKYKSKQVLDKITFSIGTSEIIGIVGPNGAGKSTLMRSVLGLEEINKGSVHINNIPNTNPEFFKYISFLPSDNYLYMQLTGYDHLSFVANIYHIPQQEIEEVIELIGIRSYVHQPVKSYSYGMRQHLLIALSILTKPLIILMDEPFNGLDPTSIIELKQLIEVLHAKGISIVISTHNLDLLEDLTEAIWFLKEGKLYTDPLQSNKEVQYEIKYSCDGDLSQIMKKSHLPFQTNENLLITDATFAIETYLQWLLKNGVRIHSVNPIKRNLEELYREFYGL from the coding sequence ATGGTATTGCAGGTGAATGGACTTGAAATGAAATACAAAAGTAAACAAGTCCTGGATAAGATTACGTTTTCTATCGGTACCAGTGAAATAATAGGCATTGTAGGACCGAATGGGGCAGGGAAATCAACATTAATGCGCTCGGTTTTAGGCTTGGAAGAAATAAACAAGGGCTCTGTCCACATTAATAATATTCCCAACACCAACCCTGAATTTTTCAAATATATTTCTTTCTTGCCAAGTGATAATTACTTATATATGCAATTAACCGGCTATGATCATCTGTCGTTTGTAGCGAACATTTACCATATACCGCAGCAAGAAATAGAAGAAGTCATCGAGTTGATCGGCATCCGCTCATATGTGCATCAGCCCGTCAAATCCTATTCATACGGGATGCGTCAACACTTGCTGATCGCGTTAAGTATATTGACAAAGCCGCTCATTATTTTAATGGATGAACCTTTTAATGGACTGGATCCGACGAGCATTATTGAATTAAAACAATTGATAGAGGTGCTCCATGCTAAAGGAATCAGCATTGTCATTTCGACGCATAATCTGGATTTACTGGAGGATTTGACGGAGGCAATCTGGTTTCTTAAAGAAGGGAAGCTTTATACGGATCCGTTGCAGTCAAATAAGGAAGTACAATACGAAATTAAGTATTCCTGTGATGGTGATCTTTCACAAATAATGAAAAAGAGTCATCTGCCTTTCCAAACAAACGAGAATCTGCTCATTACAGATGCAACATTTGCGATTGAAACCTATCTTCAGTGGCTGCTGAAAAATGGTGTGCGTATCCATTCGGTGAATCCGATTAAAAGGAACTTGGAGGAACTGTACCGTGAATTTTATGGTCTATAA
- a CDS encoding DUF4256 domain-containing protein, with product MAAKKVLTNEQQEQLLSTLKARFLQHMERHPNIDWENVQTKLEANPVKLWSLHEMERTEGEPDVVAYNHETDTYTFMDCSAESPKGRRSICYDQEALDARKKNKPEDSAMNMAASMGIDILTEVEYRSLQQLGKFDLKTSSWVLTPPDIRKLGGAIFCDRRYETIFMYHNGADSYYGARGFRGSLTV from the coding sequence ATGGCAGCTAAAAAAGTATTAACAAACGAACAGCAAGAACAACTTCTTTCAACATTGAAAGCACGCTTTTTACAGCATATGGAACGTCATCCGAATATCGATTGGGAAAATGTTCAGACAAAGCTCGAAGCAAATCCTGTGAAACTGTGGTCACTTCATGAAATGGAACGTACAGAAGGAGAACCTGATGTCGTTGCATACAACCATGAAACGGACACCTATACATTTATGGACTGCTCAGCTGAAAGCCCTAAAGGACGCAGAAGTATTTGTTATGACCAGGAAGCATTGGATGCGCGTAAGAAAAACAAACCGGAAGACAGTGCGATGAATATGGCCGCATCAATGGGAATTGACATTTTAACCGAAGTCGAATACCGCTCATTGCAGCAACTCGGAAAATTCGATTTAAAAACATCCAGTTGGGTTTTGACACCACCGGATATCCGTAAACTTGGCGGAGCGATTTTCTGCGACCGTCGTTACGAAACAATTTTCATGTACCATAACGGTGCTGACTCATACTATGGCGCGCGAGGATTTAGAGGTTCTCTTACTGTCTGA
- a CDS encoding serine hydrolase codes for MNIYGWIGLSGIVFLTLIPLLNKKQRTREEVEKAIVTVAIVLGIIIAVLVFNINYFTAFLFGVLAMILFDHKTYTKKRLTIYGVLSLIAGIAAYALLRDNPNYVIQHLKENPESSSLYVAENGEPVITYQSTVIRPLASTVKILIAVEYAMQVEENKIQKDQTIPLADLNRYYLKNTDGGGHEAWLEAVKQNGGIQNNAVTLHDVAKGMVTYSSNANTDYLINLLGVDAINQRKTVLGLTQHEDVYPIVSALLIPDSMQKDGLSEKELIDALEKLSMEDYRNLAQSISLQMKTGEINASEAKFDSSPAVQRVWSDRLIGASANEYGKLLSLISNDELPANAAETIRDLMEWPMQLNEENHKKYTHIGSKGGSTLFILNNAMYVENLKGDQFEIVILLNDLKFHEHFLLRNNRNSFERKLLNDADFRNEVRDALLN; via the coding sequence ATGAATATTTATGGTTGGATCGGTTTGTCCGGAATTGTTTTCCTTACTTTAATACCTTTATTGAATAAGAAACAAAGAACACGTGAAGAAGTTGAGAAAGCCATTGTAACGGTTGCTATCGTATTAGGAATTATTATTGCCGTTTTAGTGTTCAATATAAATTACTTCACCGCTTTCCTGTTCGGTGTTCTGGCTATGATTTTGTTTGATCATAAAACTTATACAAAAAAGAGGTTAACTATATATGGTGTTCTTTCTTTAATTGCAGGAATTGCAGCATATGCTCTACTCCGGGACAATCCCAATTATGTTATTCAACATTTAAAGGAAAATCCGGAATCCAGCTCTTTATATGTTGCTGAAAACGGTGAACCTGTCATTACTTATCAGTCAACTGTTATACGGCCATTGGCAAGTACAGTAAAAATCCTTATTGCCGTTGAATATGCGATGCAGGTCGAAGAAAATAAAATTCAAAAAGACCAGACAATTCCATTGGCCGATCTGAACCGTTATTATTTGAAAAATACGGATGGGGGTGGTCATGAAGCATGGTTGGAAGCTGTGAAACAAAATGGGGGCATCCAAAATAATGCAGTCACTTTACATGATGTTGCAAAAGGGATGGTTACGTATAGCTCCAATGCCAATACAGACTATTTAATCAATCTGCTCGGTGTCGATGCGATAAATCAGCGCAAAACAGTGTTAGGCTTAACACAGCATGAAGATGTTTATCCAATTGTCAGTGCACTCTTGATTCCTGATTCTATGCAAAAAGATGGACTGTCCGAAAAAGAATTAATCGATGCGCTCGAAAAGTTATCAATGGAAGACTATCGTAATTTAGCACAATCGATCAGCCTGCAAATGAAAACAGGCGAAATTAATGCAAGTGAAGCTAAATTCGACTCATCCCCTGCCGTACAAAGAGTTTGGTCAGATCGGTTAATTGGCGCTTCAGCAAATGAATACGGCAAACTGCTCTCCCTTATTTCCAATGACGAGCTGCCAGCAAATGCTGCCGAAACTATCCGGGATCTGATGGAGTGGCCGATGCAGTTAAATGAAGAAAATCATAAAAAATATACACATATTGGCTCAAAAGGCGGCTCTACACTGTTCATCTTAAATAATGCGATGTATGTTGAAAATCTTAAGGGAGATCAGTTCGAAATTGTTATTTTGCTTAATGACCTGAAATTTCATGAACATTTCCTGTTGAGAAACAACCGAAATTCATTTGAAAGAAAGCTTTTGAACGATGCAGATTTTCGCAATGAGGTACGTGATGCGCTATTAAACTAA